CCCAGGGTGACGATCACCGGCCGTGGCCGCAATCACCGAAACGCCGCCCATCGCACCCGGAACATGCCGTTGAGTGGAGCAATCCGCGCCGTCCGAGGGCCCTGCGCACCAGGCTGGCCGGGTGACGCACGGACGGACCGGCCGGATGCCGGACAACGGCAGCACGGCCCTGCAACCGAGGTTGCCGGAGCCTCCCGCGTGGCTGCGCTGGCTGCCGGTGCTGTATGTCGCGGCCGTCCTGCTGCTGGAGCCGGTCACACCGGTGGACTGGCCGGTGAGCTTCGTGCTGGTCGCCGTGCCCCTGGTGGCCGCGTTCGCGCACGGGCCGGTCGTGGTCTCCGCCGCCACGGTGTTCGCCCTCGTCATGGAAGGCGTGCTGGCCGGCACGCCGTGCTGCGCGGGCCGGCCCGTGGGCTATCTGCTGGACCGGCACTACGTCGCCTCCTACGTCTGTACGGCCCTGGTGGGCGCCCTCGGCACGATCCTGGCCGCCCACCGCATCCGGCGGGAGCGGACGCTCGCCGACGTGCGGTACGTGGCCGAGACCGCGCAACGGGTCCTGCTGCGCCCGCTGCCGCACCGGATCGGCAGGCTCCGCCTGGAGAGCCTCTACCTCTCCGCCGCCGCCCACGCTCGTATCGGCGGCGACCTCTACGAGGCCGTCCCCACCCCTCACGGGGTCCGTCTGCTCATCGGCGACGTACGCGGCAAGGGACTGCTCGCGGTCGAGACCGCCGCCGCGCTGCTCGGAGCGTTCCGTGAGGTGGCCTACGACGAACCCGGACTGCTCGAGGTGGTCGCCCGGGCGGACGCGAGCATGCACCGCAGGGCCGCCTGGCTCGGCGGGGCCGAGACGGCCGAGCGGTTCGTCACCGCCGTGTTCGCCGAGATCCCCGCGGAGGGCGACGTCGTCCGCATCGTCAACTGCGGTCATCCGCCGCCGATCCGGTTGCGGGACGGCGAGGTACGGGAACTGGACAGCGGGCGGCCGGCGCCGCCGCTGAATCTCGGCATGCTGGTCGAGGAGCCGTACCACGTCGACACGTATCCGTTCCGGCCCGGCGATCAGCTGCTGCTGTACACGGACGGCGTCACGGAGACACGGGACGCGTCCGGCGCCTTCTACCCGCTGCTCGACCGCCTCCGCTCCTGGGGTCCCCTTCCGCCGGAGGAGCTGCTCGACCGGATCCACGACGACCTGCTGGCCCACAGTCACGGCGGTCTCGGGGACGACACCGCGGCGCTCGCGGTCTGTCTGCTGCCCGAGGAGCCGCCGGACGCGTGACCAGGGCCCGGGTCAGAAGGCGGTGTGGGCGAACCAGTTGTCGAGGACCGCGGTCCGTCCCGCGACCTCGAAGGCGGGGTCCTCACAGGAGCGCCGTCCGTACAGCAGGAGCAGCAGGTCCGCGGCGGGGCCGCGCACCGACGCCGTGACCGGCGCGGGCTCCTCCGTCTCCTGGTCCACCGGGCGGAAGCCGTCCGGGTCCAGCCGCATCCGCCACTCCTCACCGGGGCGGCCGTCGGCATCCGTGCACCGGAACGCGAGGATCTCGCCGTCGCCGCGCAGCTTCGTCACGCCGGGCGCGAACAGACCGGCGTAGGGCAGGTTGACCAGGAACTCGTCCACGCCGTCCGCCGCGAGCACGGGGTCGACGGCGGAGGCCAGGCCGACGGCGTGTTCCGCGTCGACCCGGTGCACCAGCGTCTCGAACAGCATCCGGCGGGCCCAGAAGCGCGCGTGCCGGTCCGCGCCCCACGCCCACATCGGCGCCTCGGGGTCCACGTCCCGCAGGACGGCCTGCACGGCGGGCACCCCCGCCGCCACCCAGGCGGGCTGCTCCCGCGCATCGTCCGGAAGGCCCAGCTCCACGTCGCGGCTGCGGGGCGGCTCCTGCACCAGACCGGTCAGCAGGGTGCTGAACCAGCGCTGCAGCGCTCCCACGTGCCGGGTGAGGTCGGCCAGGGTCCAGCCGGGGCAGGAGGGCACGGCGGTGGCGGGGTCGGCGCCCTCGGTCACCTCGGCGAAGCGGAGGGTCTCGCGGGCCACGGCCTCGCGGTAGGTGTCGTACGGCAGTGGATGCCCCGCCCGGTCCGTCGCTGTCATGGCTGCCGCCGTCCTGTTCTGTGCTCGGCACGGATCTTGTCGGGGGACAGTCTGGGTGCTGGAGTGCGCTCGAAGGCAAGTCCGGGCTCAGCGGACCGGCTGCTCGGCCCAGATGATCTTCCCGTCCTCGGTGTACCGGACGCCCCACCGGTGGGCGAGCTGGGACACCAGGAACAGTCCGCGGCCGCCCTCGTCCGTGCTCCTGGCGTGTCTCAGGCGCGGGGCCGTGCTGCTGCCGTCGATGACCTCGCAGGTCAGCCGGGTGTCGCGGAGCAGCCGCAGCCGTATGGGCAGGGCGGCGTAGCGGATGGCGTTGGTGACGAGTTCGCTGACGACGAGTTCCGTGGTCATGGCCAGTTCCTCGCCGAGGCCCCAGTCCTCGACCTGGCGGGTGGCGAGGGCGCGCAGGGTGGCGACGGCGGCCGGGTCCGGGGGCACGTCCCAGGAGGCGACCCGGTCGGCTCCGAGGGTGCGGGTGCGGGCCAGGAGCAGGGCGATGTCGTCGTGCTGCGGCCCGGGCACGAGCCGCCGCACCGCGGAGCCGCACAGGGTGTCCAGGTCCTCGCCGGTGCGGACGAGGACCTCCCCGAGCCGGCGCATGCCGCGCTCCACGTCGTGGTCGCGGCCCTCGATGAGTCCGTTGGTGTACAGGCCGAAGAGGCTGTTCTCGGCCAGTTCGATCTCGGTGGCCTCGAAGGCCATGCCGCCCAGCCCGAGCGGGGGTCCGGCGGGGATCTCGGGGAAACCGGCGTGCCCGTCGGGGGTGACGACCACGGGGGGCGGGTGTCCGGCCCGGGCCATCGCGCACCGCCTGGTCACCGGGTCGTAGACGGCGTAGAGGCAGGTCGCGCCGATGAAGGTGCTGCGGGCGCCGGTGCCGGCGGCCGCCTCCTCGTCGCTCAGCCGGAACACCAGGTCGTCGAGGTGGGCGAGCAGTTCGTCGGGGGGCATCTCCATGGCGGCGAGGGTCTGCACCGCGGTGCGCAGCCGGCCCATGCTCGCCGCCGCGCTGATGCCGTGGCCCACGACGTCGCCGATGACCAGGCCGACCCGGGCGCCGGACAGCGGGACCAGGTCGAACCAGTCGCCGCCGACGCCTCCGGTGGGGTCGGCGGGCAGATAGGAGGAGGCCACGTCGAGGGCGGTGCCGCCGGTCAGGGCGGGGGGCAGCAGGCTGCGCTGCAGGGTGACGGCCGCCGTGTGCTCCCGGGTGTAGCGGCGGGCGTTGTCGACGCACACCGCCGCGCGGGCCACCAGTTCCCGGGCCAGCAGGACGTCGTCGGAGCCGAAGGAGACGGGGTTGAGCGAGCGGGCGAACGTGGCGAGGCCGAGGACGGTGTCCCGGGCGCGCATCGGTACGGCGATGAGCGAGTGCAGGCCGTGGGCGCGGATACGTTCCGCGCGCTCGCTCTCCCGGGTGGCCCACAGCTTGTCGGAGGGGTCGAGGACCGGGATGAGCAGCGGATCGCCGTCGATGACCAGCCGTGCGTCCCGGGGCACCGGAAGGAAGTCGACCCGCTCGCCGACCTGGACGACGGCCTCGGGGCTGCCCTGCCGCACCGAGCGCACGGCCGCCCGGCGCATCACGGGCCAGGCGGGCGCCGGTCCCGCGTCGGTCAGCCAGGTCCCGTGGCCCTCGGTGCTGAGCACGGATTCCAGCAGGTCGACGACGACGAAGTCGGCGAAGCGGGGAACGGCGAAGTCGGCGAGTTCCTGGGCGGTCCGCATCACGTCGAGCGTTCTGCCGATGCTGGTGCCGGCCTCGTTGACCATGGTGAGCAGCTGCCGGGCGTTCCAGCGTTCGGTGACGTCCTGGACCATGTAGCAGACGCCCGTGATGGCGTCGCCGGCGCCGGTCAGGGGGAAGAACGAGGTCGAGTAGGCGTGCCGGCGGTGGGGGTCCGCCCAGCTCCAGCCGACGTACTCGTAGTCGGTCACCGGGACGCCCGTGGCGAGCACCTTGCGCATCAGGCTCTCCAGGGCCTCCGCCTGCAGCCCGGGCAGCAGCTCGCTGAGCCGCCGCCCGTACCGCTCGGCCCTGGGGACCCCGCCGAGACGTTCGAGGGTGTCGTTCACCCAGACACAGCGCAGCTCGGTGTCCACGACCGCCATGCCGACCGGAGCCCGGGTCAGGAAGCCGTTCAGGACGGACTGGTCCATCGTCCACCGCTGCGCCTGTCCACGGGCGAAGACCAGGAAGCACTCGGTGTCGCCGATGCGGAACGGCGCCGAGACCCGCAGCTGGACGTCGGCGCCGTGGCCGTCCCGGTGCCGTACGGCGATCTGCCCGCTCCAGCCGTTCCCGGCACGGCACCGCTCCACGATGCCGGCGAGCCGCACCGGGTCCTCGGCCGTGACGAGCAGACGCGCAGCGGAGACGCCGACGACGTCCTGTGCCGCGTGGCCCAGCAACGCCTCGGCGCCACGGGTCCAGCCGACCACGATGCCGCGTTCCGATATCACCGCGGCCGCGTCGCCGGACGCGTCGAAGGCGTCGTCCGGCCCCCGGGGCGTGGCCGCGCCGGAGTTCTCACGCGCACTGTCCATCAGATCCACCCATACACCACTATGGGCCTGTTTGTTCGTCGATGTGCAAGGATGCGAGGGCGGGGACCGGTGAGCCCGGGCTCCTCGCCCTCCGGTTGGGCCGGGCGGGTGCCAGGGGGACCATGGAAACACCGGTCGTCGGCGCCCGCGCGCCGTCCGCCCGCTGGAGGTGAGCACCGGCATGGCTGTGGACTCCTTTGAAGCCGGCAACGAGGAGCGGGGGGAGGGGCTGCCCCCGCCGACCGGGCTGCTGGACGTGCTGAGCGTGGCCGCGGTCGCCCTGGACACCCGCGGGCGCATCGTCTTCTGGACCCCGCAGGCCGAGGAGCTCTTCGGCTACTCCTCGCAGGAGGCCCTCGGCAGGCCCGCGGCGCCGCTGCTCGTGCACCCGGAGCATCTGCAGGCCGTGATGAGCCTGTTCGCCGAGGTCCTGGAGACCGGCCGGGGCTGGGCCGGAGCGTTCCCCGTGCGGCACAAGGACGGCAGCTGCCGGCTGACGGAGTTCCGGACCATGCGGCTGCTGGACGACCAGGGGGACGTCTACGCGCTGGGGATCGCGGCCGACCACACCCTGCTGCAGCGGGTCGAGACCGACCTCGCCCTGTGCGAGCGGCTGATCAACCAGTCCCCCATCGGTCTGGCCCTGCTCGATCCCGATCTGCGGTATCTCCTGGTCAATCCGGCGCTGGAGCGGATCGACGGACTGCGCGCCGAGGACCACATCGGCCGCCGGCTCAGGGAGACCCTGCCCTTCCCGGACGTCGACACCGTCGAGGCGGCCCTGCGCCAGGTGATCACCACGGGCACGCCGCTGCTGGACCAGTTCCACGTGGGCCGTCCTCCGGTCGATCCCGGCCGTGAGCGCGCCTGGTCGCTGTCCTTCTACCGGCTGGAGGATCCCGGCGGCCGCGTCCTGGGCGCGGCCGTCTCGGTCGTCGACGTCACCGAGCGGCACCGGGCGGCCGCCGAGGCCGACCGGGCGCGGCGGCGCCTGGCGCTCATCGCGGACGCCTCCGCGCGGGTGGGCACCGCGCTGGACGTGGAGCAGACCGCCCGTGAACTGGCGGAGATCGCGGCGCCCGCGCTGGCCGACGTGGTCGCCGTGGACGTCCTCGACTCGGCCCTGTCCTGCCGCCCTGTGCGCCGGCTGGACAACGGCCCCGAGATCTTCCGCGCCCTCGCCCTGAAGGCGGCCCACCCCACGGTGGCCGTGCGCGCCGCCGACTCCCCCGGCGACGTCGCCCGCTACGAGGGCGACCGGCTGGTGACGCTGTGCGTCCACACCGGGCGGCCGGTTCTGCTCCAGCATGTCGGGCCGCACGATCTGCCGCGCATCGCCCGGGACGCCGAGGCCGGCGCCCTGCTCGCCGAGGCCGGTGTCCACTCGTACCTCGCCGTGCCGCTGAGCGCCCACGGCGAGGTACTGGGCGCGCTCGACCTGAAACGGACCCGCAATCCGGAGCCGTTCGACGAGGACGACGTGGTCCTCGCCACCGAACTCGCCGGCCGGGCCGCGGTGGCCATCGACAACGCCCGCTGGTTCCAGAGCGTGCGCAACACCGCCCTGACCCTGCAGCGCAGTCTGCTGCCCGACCACTCCCCGCACCACACGGGCCTGGAGCTCGCCTCCCGCTACCAGCCGGCGCAGGCCACGAGCGAGGTCGGCGGCGACTGGTACGACGTCATTCCGCTGGACCAGGAGAAGACGGCCCTGGTGGTGGGCGACGTCATGGGCAACGGCATCGACGCGGCCGCCACCATGGGCCGGCTGCGCACCGCGACCTGCGCCTACGCCGACCTCGACCTCGCCCCCGGCGCGGTGCTCCAGCACCTGGACCGGATCACGTGCGATCTGGAGCACTACATCGTCACCTGCCTGTACGCGGTGTACGACCCCGCCACCGGGCAGGCCTGCGTCGCCAACGCCGGACACATGCCGCCGGCCCTCGCACGGCCCGGTGAGGCGCCGGCGCTCCTGGAGCTGCCGGCCGCGGCGCCGCTCGGCGTCGGCGGCGTCCGGTTCGAGACCACGACGGTCGGACTGCGCCCCGGTGACGTGCTGGTCCTCTACACCGACGGCCTCGTGGAGACCCGTCAGCACGCCATCGACGACCGGCTGAACACGCTGCTGGATCTGCTCGACGAGCCGCAGCGGCCGCTGGAGGAGACCTGCGACATGCTGCTCCACGGCCTGCGCCATCCCGACGACCACGACGACGTGGCGCTGCTCGTCGCGCGGGCTCTGTAGGCCGCGCCCGGTTGGCCGGTCCGCCCCTTCCCTGAACCGTGTCACATGGTGTTCACTCCGCCCCACCGGGCCGACACCGTCGCCCTGGCCACCCCCGACCCCCTACAGCCGAGGGCTCCCCCGATGCCGACAGCCCCTGCCTTCCTGCGCCCGGCCGTCGCGGTCGCGGCCTTCCTGCTCGCCGCCGGTACGACCACCGCGACCGCCGCGGTTCCGCGGCAGCCGGCTCCCTTGGCCGCTGCGCGCGCCGAGACCGCGAGCACGGCCTCCTGGTCGCCTCCCCTGTCGACCCGGGGCCGCTACATCGTCGACAGCCAGGGCAGGCGTTTCCGGCTGAAGGGCGCCAACTGGGACGGCGCACAGGGCTCTTGGACGGGCAGCGGCAGCGCCGACGACCCGGCCGAGCACCACGCCGGCCAGGACTCGCACGGCATACCGCTCGGCCTGGACCGCGTCCCGCTGGGCCGGTTGATGGACGACTTCCACCAGTTGGGGATCAACACCGTCCGGCTGCCGTTCTCCAACGAGATGGTCCACTCGACGACGCCGGTCCCGGACGGCGCCGTCGCCGCCAATCCCCAACTCAGGGGCAGGACACCTCTGGAGGTCTACGACGCCGTCGTGGAGGCGCTCAGCGACAGCGGGTTCGCCGTGATCCTCAACAACCACACCAACACCTCCCGCTGGTGCTGCGGCATCGACGGCAACGAGCGCTGGAACAGCTCGCAGTCGGCCCGGCAGTGGGCCGACGACTGGGTGTTCATGGCCCGCCGCTACGCGGACGTGCCCGGAGTCGTCGGAGCCGACCTCTACAACGAGGTCAGGCGCGACGTGTGGAACGACCCCGGCTGGGGCACGGGGGACGACCACGACTGGTACGCGGCGGCCCGGCTCGCCGCCGACCGCATCCTCACCGAGGCCGACCCGCGGCTGCTCATCGTCATCGAAGGCATCAACTGGACCGGCGTCCCCGTGGACGGACTCCCCCACGGCCGGCCCGTGCTCACCCCCGCCCGCACCCTGTCCCACGCCCTCGTCGACGCCCGCAAGCTGGTCTACTCGGCGCACTTCTACGGCTACACGGGCCCTCACCACAGCGGCGCGACCGGCATCGGGGAGACCCACGACCCCCGCTACCAGGACCTCGGCCGCGACGACCTGTACGCGGCGCTCCAGGACGAGGCCTTCTTCGTCGAGGAGACGGGCCGGCACTACACCGCGCCGGTCTGGGTGAGCGAGTTCGGCGTGGGCGCCGGCGAGACGGGCCCGGCCGCCCGCGCCTGGTTCGGGAACATCACCGACTACTTCGCCGACCGCGACGTCGACTTCGCCTTCTGGCCGCTGGTCGGATTCGCGGGCCACGACGACTGGGCGCTGCTCCAGTACGACGCGTCGGGGCGGCGATCCGGCATCCTCGACGGCGGCGACTGGCGCGGGCCGGCGTGGCAGCACCTGACGACGGCGCCGAGCGCGACCGGGCCGGTGGCGGCCGTCCCCCTGTGGCGGATGCTGTCCGTCGACCACGGGGACGCCGTGGAGTCGGTGCGCGTGCGGGCCGCGGGCGACTGGGATCCCGGCGCGTACAAGGCCGCCTGCCCGGACGGGCTGCGGCTCGCCGGTCTCGGTCACACCAGCGGCCGCGGACTGTGCACCGACAGCACCGCCGCCGGTCCGGACGATCTGCGGGCGGCCTCCGGCGGCCAGACGGTCGTCACCGACGAGCGTTATGTCCCGGCAGGCGGCGACTGGGCGTCCGGGTACACCAAACTGCAGTGCCCCGAGGGCGGTTTCCTCATGGGGTACAGCCTGCGCGGGGAGCGGGTGTCGGCGGCCCTGTGCGTGCCCGCCCGCAACCCGCTGGCGGGAGCGGGCCGTACGGTGTGGTTCGACCGGTCCGACAGGCGTCCCGCCGGCGCGGCGGGCGGCGACTTCGCGTACGGCGACTACAAGGGGCAGTGCGCCGACGACGAGTACGCCGCCGGGATCGCCTTCACCACGCGGGTGGGCAGCCGGCCGGGTCCCGCCGCCCTACTGTGCCGCCGGCTCCCCTGAGGGGGTCGCGGGCGGGCGGCCGGCGGCCCCGCTGACCAGCAGCAGGAGGGCGTCGGCCAGGTCCTCGGCGGGGCTGCCCGTGGCCAGCCGCCGCAGCTGCAGGCCCATCACGAGGGCGACCGTGGTGGCGGCCAGGCGCTCGGCGTCCGGGACGCCGAGCGCGCCGAGGATGCGGGCGGCGAGCAGGTCGTAGGCCCGGAACGCCTCGGCCGCCGCCTCCCGCAGCCGCGCGTCGCGCCCGGCGTGGAGGTACAGCTCGAAGGGCGCCAGGTGTGCGCTGTCCAGCGCCGTGCCGCAGGCCACCTGGCCGGCCAGGGACGCCGCGTCCTCGACGGCCAGACCCTCCGTCTGGCACTGCTCGGCCAGTTCGGTGAAGTGCCGTGCCTCCTCGCGGACGAAGTGCAGCAGGCTCTCCCGCAGCAGGTCGTGCTGGGTCTCGAAGTGGTAGGTGACCGAGCCGAGGGACACGCCCGCCTCCTTGGCGATGCGCCGGTTCGTGACCGCGGCGACGCCGTCCTCGCCGATGATCCGCAGGACGGCGGTGATGATGCGCTGGCGCGTCGGGGCGGCGTGGGCGGCGTGCGGCATGCGTGCATTCTTCCATCACCCGGGGCTGCGGCCGGTGGACAGGGCAGCTCGCCCCTCTCTATCGTTCGTTCGAACGAACAGTTACTGGAGGTAGTCGTGCGCATTGCCGGATCGACCGTTCTGCTCACCGGCGTCACCGGCGGCATCGGTGGCGCCCTCGCCGCCGAGCTGTCCGCTCGTGGCGCCCGTCTCGTGCTCACCGGCCGGCGGGCCGACGCGCTCGGCCCCCTCGCCGAGCGCTACGGCGCCCGTGCGATCCCCGCCGATCTGGCCGACCCCGACGACGTGCGGCGGCTGGCCGAGGAGGCGGCCGGCACGGACATCCTGATCGCCAACGCGGCCCTGCCCTCCAGCGGCGACGTGCTCGACTACACGCCGGAGCAGATGGACCGGGCGCTGGCGGTGAACCTGCGGGCCCCGGCCGTGCTCGCCCGGCTGCTCGCTCCCGGCATGGTGGCCGCCGGGCGCGGGCACGTCTGCTTCGTCGGATCGCTGTCCGGTATCGCCGCCACCAGGTCGTCGGCCCTGTACAACGCGACGAAGTTCGGGCTGCGCGGCTTCTCCCTGGCCTTCCGCCAGGATCTGCACGGCACGGGCGTCGGCGTCTCGATCGTCCAGCCCGGTTTCGTGCGCGACCTGGGCATGTTCGCGAAGACCGGCTCGTCGACCCCCGGCGGGGTCCGCACCGTCTCACCGCAGCAGGTGTGCAAGGGCGTGACCCGGGCGATCGAGCGCGATCTCGCCGAGGTCAACGTGGCCCCGCCGGAGCTGCGGTTCCTCACGAAGGTCGCGTCGCAGTTCCCGGGGTTCGCCGAGCGCGTGCAGCGACTGGCGCGGGTCGAGCCCGCCATGGACACGATCGTGGCCGCGCAGCGCGAGAGCCGCTGAGGCGCCGCCGCCGGACGGTGCCCCGCCCGCTCCCGCCGCCCCCGCGCCGTCGGACCCTGCTCAGCGCTGGCTCGCGGGGCTCGCGGGCAGCGGGGGCCGGCTGCCCCGGCACGCGTAGACGATCTCCACGGCTCCGCCGGGCAGGGCGCGCTCGCCGGCGAAGGCGAGCCCGAGGGACGGGTCGATCGCGGGCGTCAGCCGCATGCCGCCGCCGAACAGCAGCGGCACGACGACCAGTTCCAGCGTGTCCAGGGCGCCGAGGGCGTGGAAGGCCTGGACGGTGCGCGGTCCTCCGACGAGGTGCACGTCGCCTCCCCGATTGGCGGCGCGGATCTTCTCCAGCAGCCGCTCCGGATCGCTGTCGGTGACGACGTGGTCGGGGGTACCGGCCGGGCGACGCGAGGCGAGCACGAACACGTCGAGGTCCGGCCAGGGCCAGCGGTCGTTCGTCAGCGCGGGCTCGAACGTGGTCCGGCCCATGACCGCCGCCTCGCAGCCGGCGAGGAACTCCCGGATCCCGTGACTCTCACCGGAGACGAAAGCGGGGTCGGCCGTATGGGCGGGCCACCCGGTCGGCGTGGTGACATAGCCGTCGACGCTCACGGCCAGGCGGGTTCGGATCTTCATGGTCGGCTCCCGTTCACGTTCGTCCTTGCGGCACCGGTCGTGCCTCCGTCCAAGCGTCGAACGGGACGCGCGCGCTTCGACACACCGCCGGGACAAACCTGCGCCTTCCGCGTGAAGAGCTCGTGCCCCGGCCCACGTGGGGGTCAGCCCTCTCCGGGCAGGGGGTTGTCCTTCACGAACCGGCGGATCTCCTCCGTGAGCGCCGCCGGGTTGTCCAGCTGGACCAGGGTGCGGGCGCCGGGGATCTCCACGTAGCGGGCGTTCGGCAGCAGTCCGGCCAGGCGGCGGCCCGTCTCGGGCGGCATCATGCGGTCCTCGGCGCCCCAGGCGACCAGGGCGGGCCGGGTGAACCCCGGCAGCTTGCGGGCCGCTTCCAGGTAGCAGTCCTTCCGGGTCGCGCGCAGGAACTTCACGAAGTCACGGCGGACGAGACGGTCCGTCAGGAGCGGGTCGTACCAGCGGGCGATGAGGTCCTTCGGGAGCCGCTTCTTCGCCATGCCGCCGAGCGAGGTCCGCATACGGGCGAGGAAGGGGAAGCGGAAGGACTGCAGGAGGAGGAAGATGCCGCCGGGGACCTTGCAGGCCGCGTACAGGATCCGGCCCTGGATGCCGGGCGGGTAGTTGTCCAGGGCCTCGCAGGAGGTCAGGACGAGCCGGGCGATGCGTTCGTCCCGTACGCCGACGAGGAGTTGGGCCGTTCCGGTGTCGTTCTGGACGAGGGTGACGTCGCGCAGGTCCAGGCGTTCCATGAACTCGGCCAGCAGGCGGGCGACGCCGTGCGGGGAGAGGTCCGCGTCGGGACGCATGGGGCGCCGGTGGCTGCCGAGGGGCAGGACGGGGACCAGGACGCGGAAGCCGGGACGCAGGGCGGTGAGGACGTCGGTCCACACCGACTCGTCGAAGCCGAGGCCGTGGACGAGCACCACGGCGGGGCCGTCGCCTCCGGTGTCCTGGTAGTCGATGGTTCCCGCGCTCAGCTCGATCTCCGGCATGCCCGCGCCTCCGCTCCGGTCGGCCGCCTCGCGTCTCTTGATAGATCGTTCTAGTGACAGAATAGGCGCCGACACGCTCGGGCGACAGCGGCTTACCGGAGGTGCCACCGTGAGCGACGGCAGGACTGTCAGCACCCACGAGACCCGGCGGCGGATCCTGCAGGCCGGGACCGAGTTGTTCCGGCGCTCGGGCTACACGGGCACCGGGATGAAGCAGATCGCCGAGGCCGCGGGTGCGCCGTTCGGCTCGATCTACCACTTCTTTCCCGGCGGCAAGGCCCAGCTGGGCGAGGAGGTGATCCGTACCTCCGGGGCCGGCTACCTGGACCTGATCACCACGCTGATGGCGCCGTACGAGGACCGGGTGGCGGCCACCGCCGACGCCTTCGCCGCCGCGGCCGGCACACTCGCCGAGCTGGACTTCGCCGACCCCTGTCCCATCGCGACGGTCGCCATGGAGGTGGCGAGCACCAACGAGACGCTGCGGCAGGCCACTTCGGAGGTGTTCGACAGCTGGATCGGCCGCCTCGCCGCCTATTACGCCGACGGCGGCATCCCCGGACCCGCCGCCCGGGAGACGGCGAGTTCGGTCATCGCCCTGCTGGAGGGCGCCTTCATGCTGGGCCGGGCCGCGCGCAGCGCCGAACCGGTGCGGGCGGCGGGTACGGCGGCCGCGGCGATCGTACGGGCGGCGCTGGCCGGGGCCTGAACCGCGGTGGCCGTCAGGCCCGCCGCCGCGCCCGGTACAGGTCGCGGAGCAGGGCGATCTCCGCTCCGTGGTGCAGCACTTCCTCGTTCACCCACCACACGATGCCGAGGAAGGGCTCCTCCGCGTCGCTGCCGTAGGGGTAGGTGCAGTACCCGACCGTGTCGAGCGCGGAGTCGTCGGCGCTCAGCAGTGCCCGCCGCCAGGCGGCGGCGCCGTGCTCGAAAGCGGCGCCGCGGCGGCGTCCCCGCTGACGGGGTGGTTCTCCCGGGTCGCCGAGCGGCTGCCGGCGGTGTGGCCGGCGCGCATGGCGACCATCTCGGTGAGGTGGCTCAGCCGCCAGGCGAGGGTCGTGACCGGCGGCGGCCAGGGGTGCGGATACGGCGCCGCGTCCCGCCCCCACGGGCCCGCGCCGGCCAGGAAGGCCGCCCGCGGTCCCGGCCCGTCGGCGCGGGGCCTGACCGTCCAGCACCCGGGCACCGGTTCCCAGAGGTACTCGTCGTCGGTGAGGGGCTCCACCTTGGTGTCCGCGCCGTCGCCGCTGTCCATGAAGGGCCCGGCCAGCCGGCGAAGGAGCCGTTCCGAGGCGAAGTCGAACTGGTCCAGCAGGGGGCGGAGCCGGGGCGGTGTCGTCGTCATCGAGGGCTCCTGGCTGGAGGTACCGGCCGCCGGTCCGGGGCGGACTGCTGCCGACGCGCAGCCTGCCACAGCCGCCCCGCGAGGCGCGTCCCGTTTTTCACCCTGCGGCCCGGCGCCGGAGGTTCCCTTCAGGGGTCAGCGGCGTGCCGCGTACCGGTCGGTGGCGGCGACCAGCGCCTGCGCCATCCCGGGCGCCCCGGTGGTGTGGCCGGTGTCGTCCACGATCACCAACTCCGTTGCCCCAGTAGTGCGTGACCGTGCGGGCGAAGCCCATGCGGAGGGCGTTGCCGGTCCACGCGCAGCCCAGCACGGACAGGGCGCAGCGGCGCCGCCGTCGCGGGCCAGGAACGCCAGCAGGCCGGAGACCAGCTCCAGGGGCACGACGAACACCAGGACGAACAGCATCACCGGCCGGTTCTGCGCCGCGGGCACCCACTGCA
This genomic interval from Streptomyces sp. NBC_00557 contains the following:
- a CDS encoding alpha/beta fold hydrolase gives rise to the protein MPEIELSAGTIDYQDTGGDGPAVVLVHGLGFDESVWTDVLTALRPGFRVLVPVLPLGSHRRPMRPDADLSPHGVARLLAEFMERLDLRDVTLVQNDTGTAQLLVGVRDERIARLVLTSCEALDNYPPGIQGRILYAACKVPGGIFLLLQSFRFPFLARMRTSLGGMAKKRLPKDLIARWYDPLLTDRLVRRDFVKFLRATRKDCYLEAARKLPGFTRPALVAWGAEDRMMPPETGRRLAGLLPNARYVEIPGARTLVQLDNPAALTEEIRRFVKDNPLPGEG
- a CDS encoding TetR/AcrR family transcriptional regulator, producing MSDGRTVSTHETRRRILQAGTELFRRSGYTGTGMKQIAEAAGAPFGSIYHFFPGGKAQLGEEVIRTSGAGYLDLITTLMAPYEDRVAATADAFAAAAGTLAELDFADPCPIATVAMEVASTNETLRQATSEVFDSWIGRLAAYYADGGIPGPAARETASSVIALLEGAFMLGRAARSAEPVRAAGTAAAAIVRAALAGA